In a genomic window of Microterricola viridarii:
- a CDS encoding type II secretion system F family protein, translating into MSMTKPFAYTGRNAAGKISKGKIDAVSSGAVAARLRDMGLSPVSITEAPAGTGLNMEINIAGLGGGVKLKDLAVASRQMATMIAAGLSLLRTLTILAGQTENKKLASTLDAVRSDIETGGSLSGSMAKHGEIFPPIMIHLVRAGETGGFLERSLEQVADNFEAEVKLVNTVKSALTYPVVVLIMALLAMVGMLIFIVPVFENMFAGLGGELPFATKILVVLSQAMVWVGPIVLVTGIVFGVWWGKNKHTEEVRKVVDPMKLKLPVFGDLFKKVALARFTRNFSTMLGAGVPILQALAIVGETSGNYVIEEALKKVAESVRQGRSIAEPLSHESVFPPMIVQMVAVGEDAGSLEQMLAKIADFYDEEVESTTKQLTSLIEPLMIAVIGVIIGSMIVALYMPVFSVFDQIK; encoded by the coding sequence ATGTCCATGACCAAGCCGTTCGCCTACACGGGGCGCAACGCAGCAGGCAAGATCAGCAAGGGCAAGATCGATGCCGTGAGCAGCGGCGCCGTCGCTGCGCGGCTACGCGACATGGGGCTCTCCCCGGTCTCGATCACGGAAGCTCCGGCCGGCACCGGGCTCAATATGGAGATCAACATCGCCGGTCTCGGCGGGGGAGTGAAGCTCAAGGACCTCGCGGTGGCGAGCCGCCAGATGGCCACCATGATTGCCGCCGGGCTCTCGCTGCTGCGCACCCTCACGATCCTGGCCGGTCAAACAGAGAACAAGAAGCTGGCCAGCACCCTGGATGCCGTGCGCAGCGACATCGAGACGGGCGGCTCGCTGTCGGGCTCGATGGCGAAGCACGGCGAGATCTTCCCGCCGATCATGATCCACCTGGTGCGCGCCGGTGAGACCGGTGGCTTCCTGGAGCGCTCGCTCGAGCAGGTCGCCGACAACTTCGAGGCCGAGGTCAAGCTCGTCAACACCGTCAAGTCGGCGCTCACCTACCCGGTCGTCGTGCTGATCATGGCGTTGCTGGCGATGGTCGGCATGCTCATCTTCATCGTGCCAGTCTTCGAGAACATGTTCGCCGGCCTCGGTGGCGAACTACCATTCGCGACGAAGATCCTCGTCGTGCTCTCCCAGGCGATGGTCTGGGTCGGCCCCATCGTGCTCGTGACTGGCATCGTCTTCGGAGTCTGGTGGGGCAAGAACAAGCACACCGAAGAGGTGCGCAAGGTCGTCGACCCCATGAAGCTCAAGCTGCCCGTCTTCGGCGACCTCTTCAAGAAGGTGGCGCTGGCCCGCTTCACCCGCAACTTCTCGACGATGCTCGGCGCCGGCGTTCCGATCTTGCAGGCACTCGCCATCGTCGGCGAGACGAGCGGCAACTATGTGATCGAGGAGGCGCTCAAGAAGGTGGCCGAGTCGGTGCGCCAAGGACGCTCGATCGCCGAGCCGTTGTCGCATGAATCGGTGTTCCCTCCCATGATCGTGCAGATGGTCGCCGTCGGCGAGGACGCCGGATCGCTCGAGCAGATGCTCGCCAAGATCGCCGACTTCTACGACGAAGAGGTGGAGTCGACGACCAAGCAGCTCACCTCGCTCATCGAGCCACTCATGATCGCCGTCATCGGCGTCATCATCGGATCGATGATCGTCGCCCTCTACATGCCCGTCTTCAGCGTCTTCGACCAGATCAAATAG
- a CDS encoding competence type IV pilus major pilin ComGC has translation MVIRVQDALAARRNAAGDREKGFTLIELLVVVLIIGVLAAIAIPIYLGQQDTAKDKAVSAAITNAKTAVVAELVTGTPVATVIADTNLAAVKAYTPSADIKVTIAAGATPDKFVITGNWAPGGTVEAGHTHTITDNGAAKKTP, from the coding sequence ATGGTCATCCGCGTACAAGACGCACTTGCAGCCCGACGCAATGCCGCCGGAGACCGCGAAAAGGGCTTCACCCTGATCGAGCTCCTCGTCGTCGTCCTCATTATCGGCGTGCTCGCCGCCATCGCCATCCCGATCTACCTCGGCCAGCAGGACACGGCCAAGGACAAGGCCGTCTCGGCCGCCATCACCAATGCGAAGACCGCCGTCGTCGCTGAGCTGGTCACCGGAACCCCCGTCGCCACGGTCATCGCCGACACGAACCTCGCTGCTGTGAAGGCATACACGCCGAGCGCCGACATCAAGGTCACGATCGCCGCTGGCGCGACTCCGGACAAGTTCGTCATCACCGGCAACTGGGCTCCGGGCGGAACAGTCGAAGCCGGCCACACCCACACCATCACCGACAACGGCGCGGCGAAGAAGACTCCGTAG
- a CDS encoding type IV pilus modification PilV family protein → MVTLTPEAALVTPEKGENERGFGVIEILVSMFLLGIIAIAFLPLLIQAMKTTQLNTTVATATQIVNEQLDAARAQIGSCATLSGYASAALIPTTDPRGVVLTPHRSVVRGCPAPAVYPATAKIKVWVTDAEGDVITETVALVLLKTA, encoded by the coding sequence ATGGTCACCCTCACACCCGAGGCCGCGCTCGTCACACCCGAGAAGGGTGAGAACGAGCGCGGCTTCGGCGTGATCGAAATCCTGGTCTCGATGTTCCTCTTGGGGATCATCGCGATCGCCTTCCTGCCTCTCCTCATCCAGGCAATGAAGACAACACAGCTCAACACCACCGTGGCGACGGCCACTCAAATCGTCAATGAGCAGCTCGACGCGGCGCGTGCCCAGATCGGCAGCTGTGCAACGCTCAGCGGCTATGCGTCGGCGGCACTCATCCCCACCACCGACCCGCGCGGCGTCGTGCTCACCCCCCACCGTTCCGTGGTCAGAGGGTGCCCTGCCCCGGCGGTCTACCCGGCCACCGCGAAGATCAAGGTGTGGGTGACCGACGCCGAAGGCGACGTCATCACCGAGACTGTGGCCCTCGTCCTCTTGAAGACGGCCTAG
- a CDS encoding PilW family protein: MPRPTAVTVAPLQREAGITLVELLVYMMLSVVVLTIVGGILINGVQSESIVRDSTSANATGQLVARSVKQGVSNASDVKATVDAHGNELLVVHTRDSGTALAWSCEAWYFAPGAEGAVYRKRVSPVAHISAPVSTAPEHLAGWLLLGTGVKPVSTTLFGVTVSRVDLKFTVDAGTTKPVLFSTVNSQRITSSESLACF; encoded by the coding sequence ATGCCCCGACCAACCGCAGTCACCGTAGCCCCGCTTCAGCGCGAAGCCGGCATCACGCTCGTCGAGCTCCTCGTATACATGATGTTGTCGGTCGTCGTGCTCACTATCGTCGGCGGAATACTCATCAACGGCGTCCAGAGCGAGAGCATCGTCAGGGACTCCACAAGTGCGAACGCGACGGGGCAGCTGGTCGCCCGCTCCGTCAAACAAGGCGTGTCGAATGCCTCAGACGTGAAAGCCACCGTCGATGCCCACGGCAACGAGCTCCTCGTCGTGCACACCCGAGACAGCGGCACCGCGCTGGCCTGGTCGTGTGAGGCCTGGTACTTCGCGCCCGGCGCGGAGGGCGCGGTCTATCGCAAGCGTGTCTCGCCCGTCGCGCACATCTCTGCCCCGGTGAGCACCGCGCCCGAGCACCTCGCCGGGTGGCTCCTGTTGGGAACCGGCGTCAAGCCTGTGTCAACCACACTCTTCGGCGTGACCGTGAGCCGCGTTGACCTCAAGTTCACCGTCGACGCCGGAACGACGAAGCCCGTCCTCTTCAGCACCGTCAATAGCCAGCGAATCACGAGTTCGGAGAGTCTCGCATGTTTCTGA
- a CDS encoding prepilin peptidase, translating to MVAVPVLVGLFGAFIGSFLNVVIFRVPQKLSVVSPPSACPRCGVRIKPWQNVPVLSWLLLRGSCASCQAPISARYPLVEGGTALFFGVVTWWWVASGTAAPLAALGADSADVASSLLLLLAFLYLAAITVVLTLIDLDHQILPNSIVLPSYLVSAVLLAESAALTGSYPALLGAAIGGAALFALYFLLALISPRGMGMGDVKLAGVLGLYLGYLGWGALIVGGFGAFLIGGVFGIALIVLRKAGRKSGIPFGPWMLLAAWLGIFFGESLWAAYLSLFGLAS from the coding sequence GTGGTTGCAGTCCCGGTTCTCGTCGGCCTGTTTGGGGCATTCATCGGTTCATTCTTGAACGTGGTGATCTTCAGGGTGCCACAAAAGCTCTCGGTGGTGTCGCCGCCGAGCGCGTGCCCGCGCTGCGGAGTGCGCATCAAGCCGTGGCAGAACGTCCCTGTTCTGTCGTGGCTGCTGCTGCGCGGAAGCTGCGCCTCCTGCCAGGCGCCGATCTCGGCGCGCTACCCGCTGGTCGAGGGCGGCACCGCGCTGTTCTTCGGCGTCGTGACGTGGTGGTGGGTGGCCAGCGGCACCGCTGCACCGCTGGCCGCACTCGGCGCGGATTCCGCCGACGTGGCTTCCAGCCTGCTGCTCTTGCTCGCGTTTCTGTACCTGGCCGCGATCACCGTGGTGCTAACCCTGATCGACCTCGATCACCAGATCTTGCCCAACAGCATCGTGCTGCCGAGCTACCTGGTCTCCGCCGTTCTGCTGGCGGAGTCTGCGGCCCTCACCGGGAGCTACCCGGCTTTGCTTGGGGCGGCGATCGGCGGTGCTGCCCTCTTCGCGCTCTATTTCCTGCTTGCCCTGATTTCGCCGCGCGGCATGGGAATGGGCGATGTCAAGCTCGCCGGCGTTCTCGGCCTCTACCTCGGCTATCTGGGCTGGGGTGCTCTCATCGTGGGCGGCTTCGGGGCATTCCTGATCGGCGGTGTGTTCGGCATCGCGCTGATCGTGCTGCGCAAGGCCGGGCGCAAGTCCGGTATTCCCTTCGGGCCGTGGATGCTTCTGGCCGCGTGGCTGGGCATCTTCTTCGGCGAGAGCCTCTGGGCGGCCTACCTCAGCTTGTTCGGTCTGGCGTCTTAG
- the pilM gene encoding type IV pilus assembly protein PilM, which produces MAQTVVGVDFAAGVVRAVEVGGSSRKPMVERYAEVAVPLGAIVRGEVMEPHTVATALRQLWSNGGFSSKNIAIGIGNHRVLARDLTVARASRERIRESLPHLVQDMLPMPVADALLDFYPVAEIDGEHGPQVQGLLVAAAKDAVLGNIKAAKLAGLKTVEVDLVPFALSRVYLRGPDAAGTVALAEIGGSTTTVVIATDGVPQFIRIIPTGSDQITLELARRLEIDPAQAEQLKRQIGLSATAVPPEYQKALEVIYEVAGELLTSLRNTINYFNNTRPDQPVRQILLAGGGAALPGCERAVNEVTRMPVVVVDPLAGLEISRKLDENALRQGRPNVAVALGLTAGRAA; this is translated from the coding sequence GTGGCACAAACGGTAGTGGGAGTGGACTTCGCGGCGGGGGTCGTGCGCGCAGTCGAGGTGGGCGGATCCAGCCGCAAACCGATGGTCGAGCGCTACGCAGAAGTTGCGGTGCCGCTGGGCGCCATCGTGCGCGGCGAGGTGATGGAGCCGCACACCGTGGCCACCGCGCTCAGGCAACTCTGGTCGAACGGCGGTTTCAGCAGCAAGAACATCGCGATCGGCATCGGAAACCACCGCGTGTTGGCTCGTGACCTCACCGTCGCGCGTGCCTCCCGTGAGCGTATCCGCGAGTCGCTGCCGCACCTCGTTCAGGACATGCTGCCGATGCCCGTCGCCGACGCGCTCCTCGACTTCTACCCGGTCGCCGAGATTGACGGCGAGCACGGCCCGCAGGTGCAGGGCCTCCTCGTCGCTGCCGCCAAGGACGCGGTGCTCGGCAACATCAAGGCCGCCAAACTGGCCGGCCTGAAGACCGTCGAGGTCGATCTGGTTCCGTTCGCCCTTTCGCGGGTCTACCTGCGTGGCCCGGACGCCGCGGGCACCGTGGCCCTGGCTGAGATCGGCGGCAGCACGACGACCGTCGTGATCGCCACGGACGGCGTTCCCCAGTTCATCCGCATCATCCCGACCGGCAGCGACCAGATCACGCTGGAGCTGGCCCGCCGCCTCGAGATCGATCCCGCGCAGGCCGAGCAGCTGAAGCGACAGATCGGGCTCTCGGCCACGGCCGTTCCGCCGGAGTATCAGAAGGCGCTCGAGGTCATCTACGAGGTAGCCGGCGAACTGCTCACCAGCCTGCGCAACACCATCAACTACTTCAACAACACGCGCCCAGATCAGCCGGTTCGCCAGATTCTGCTGGCCGGCGGCGGCGCAGCACTGCCCGGCTGCGAGCGGGCGGTGAATGAGGTCACGCGCATGCCCGTCGTGGTCGTCGACCCGCTGGCCGGCCTGGAGATTTCACGCAAACTCGACGAAAACGCCCTGAGGCAGGGCCGCCCGAATGTGGCTGTCGCCCTCGGGCTCACGGCAGGGAGGGCCGCATGA
- a CDS encoding DUF6121 family protein gives MIPLEVQEYRRYAFFLAFFALGLYVALVVASFGMLSLFLNIEVIAETDAGPLVGPVMVGAATIALLLVLWAGVGRAGAAMHTVPVSLVVLAAALCYLVYGFAGGLVYGLNSMNATTPDTPAAPGSAASEPVTGFVFLGEQLTSPFAAAVALWAGVVALLYFVLLIWRANGGQRPRWPWEKHPQ, from the coding sequence ATGATCCCACTCGAGGTGCAGGAGTACCGCCGCTACGCCTTCTTCCTGGCGTTCTTCGCGCTCGGGCTCTACGTGGCGCTGGTCGTGGCCAGCTTCGGCATGCTGAGCCTGTTCCTCAACATCGAGGTGATTGCAGAGACGGATGCCGGCCCGCTGGTCGGCCCGGTCATGGTCGGCGCGGCGACGATCGCCCTGCTGCTCGTGCTCTGGGCGGGCGTCGGCCGGGCCGGCGCGGCGATGCACACCGTTCCGGTCAGCCTCGTGGTGCTCGCCGCCGCGCTCTGCTACCTCGTCTACGGCTTCGCCGGCGGCCTCGTCTACGGGCTGAACAGCATGAACGCGACCACCCCAGATACCCCGGCCGCGCCGGGCAGCGCGGCCAGTGAGCCGGTGACCGGATTCGTCTTCCTCGGCGAGCAACTGACGAGTCCCTTCGCCGCAGCGGTGGCGCTCTGGGCCGGGGTTGTCGCCCTGCTCTACTTTGTTCTGCTGATCTGGCGCGCCAACGGCGGACAGCGCCCGCGCTGGCCCTGGGAGAAGCACCCCCAATAG
- a CDS encoding SseB family protein gives MTAARPATPLERAIARAQQGSVSPATLLWTLSASEIILLGTTAPSAGALPAAPFLLEDGTKTLLALFTHEERALPFREAHPAAAPVLGMTVLTRLPEGLGIIVNPGSRLGCEIPAASISEFVGELMGTVIDESS, from the coding sequence ATGACTGCAGCACGGCCGGCGACGCCATTGGAGCGGGCGATCGCTCGAGCCCAGCAGGGGAGCGTCAGCCCCGCGACCCTGCTGTGGACGCTCAGCGCCAGCGAGATCATCCTCCTGGGCACCACCGCGCCGTCAGCGGGCGCCCTCCCCGCCGCACCCTTCCTGCTGGAGGACGGCACGAAGACGCTGCTCGCCCTGTTCACCCACGAGGAGAGGGCGCTGCCCTTCCGTGAGGCTCACCCGGCCGCGGCTCCCGTGCTCGGCATGACCGTGCTCACGCGCCTGCCAGAAGGACTCGGGATCATCGTGAACCCGGGCTCGCGACTTGGCTGCGAGATCCCGGCGGCCAGCATCAGCGAGTTCGTCGGAGAGCTGATGGGCACTGTCATCGACGAGTCCTCGTGA
- the rpsL gene encoding 30S ribosomal protein S12 → MPTIQQLVRKGRTPKVTKTKAPALKANPQQRGVCTRVYTTTPKKPNSALRKVARVKLSNGTEVTAYIPGEGHNLQEHSMVLVRGGRVKDLPGVRYKIVRGALDTQAVKNRKQARSRYGAKMDKK, encoded by the coding sequence GTGCCAACGATTCAGCAGTTGGTCCGCAAGGGACGCACGCCGAAGGTCACCAAGACCAAGGCCCCCGCCCTGAAGGCCAACCCCCAGCAGCGTGGTGTTTGCACCCGCGTCTACACCACCACCCCGAAGAAGCCGAACTCGGCCCTTCGCAAGGTTGCCCGTGTCAAGCTCTCCAACGGCACCGAGGTCACCGCCTACATCCCCGGTGAGGGCCACAACCTCCAGGAGCACTCGATGGTGCTCGTTCGCGGTGGTCGTGTGAAGGACCTCCCCGGTGTGCGCTACAAGATTGTTCGCGGCGCGCTCGACACTCAGGCAGTTAAGAATCGTAAGCAGGCTCGCAGCCGCTACGGAGCGAAGATGGACAAGAAGTAA
- the rpsG gene encoding 30S ribosomal protein S7 has protein sequence MPRKGPAPKRPVVADPVYGAPIVSQLVNKILLDGKKGLAERIVYDALEGVAAKNGQDAVVTLKKALDNVRPTLEVRSRRVGGSTYQVPVEVKPHRANTLALRWLTSYAKARREKTMTERLTNEILDASNGLGAAVKRREDTHKMAESNKAFAHYRW, from the coding sequence ATGCCTCGTAAAGGACCAGCACCCAAGCGCCCCGTCGTAGCCGACCCGGTATACGGCGCCCCGATCGTCAGCCAGCTCGTCAACAAGATCCTTCTTGATGGCAAGAAGGGCCTCGCTGAGCGCATCGTTTACGACGCACTCGAAGGCGTTGCAGCGAAGAACGGCCAGGACGCCGTTGTCACGCTCAAGAAGGCACTCGACAACGTTCGCCCGACCCTCGAGGTCCGGTCGCGTCGCGTCGGTGGCTCCACCTACCAGGTCCCGGTCGAGGTCAAGCCTCACCGCGCCAACACCCTGGCTCTCCGCTGGCTCACCAGCTACGCCAAGGCTCGTCGCGAGAAGACCATGACCGAGCGCCTCACCAACGAGATTCTCGATGCGAGCAACGGCCTCGGCGCCGCTGTCAAGCGTCGTGAAGACACGCACAAGATGGCCGAGTCGAACAAGGCCTTCGCACACTACCGCTGGTAG
- the fusA gene encoding elongation factor G gives MAQDVLTDLSKVRNIGIMAHIDAGKTTTTERILFYTGVNHKIGETHDGGATTDWMEQEKERGITITSAAVTCFWNKNQVNIIDTPGHVDFTVEVERSLRVLDGAVAVFDGKEGVEPQSETVWRQADKYVVPRICFVNKMDKLGADFYYTVSTIVSRLGARPLVLQLPIGEESGFEGVVDLVEMRALTWRGDAKGDVQMGAKYAIEEIPADLVEKAAEYRTALLEVVAETDDALMEKYFGGEELTVAEIKGAIRKLTVNSEIYPVLCGSAFKNRGVQPMLDAVIDYLPSPLDVPAIEAHDARDEEKVVLRHADATEPFAALAFKVAVHPFFGRLTYIRVYSGRLDSGAQVINSTKGKKERIGKIFQMHANKENPVDSVTAGNIYAVIGLKDTTTGDTLCDPDNQVVLESMTFPEPVIEVAIEPKTKADQEKLGTAIQKLAEEDPTFRTEQNAETGQTVIKGMGELHLDILVDRMKREFNVEANVGKPQVAYRETIKKAVEKHDYTHKKQTGGSGQFAKIQFGLEPMEVTSDKIYEFDNKVTGGRIPREYIPSVDAGFRDAMQYGILAGYPLVGVKAILLDGAAHDVDSSEMAFKIAGSMGFKEAARKANPVLLEPLMAVEVRTPEEYMGDVIGDLNSRRGQIQSMEDASGVKVIRANVPLSEMFGYIGDLRSKTSGRAVYSMTFESYAEVPKAVADEIVAKNKGE, from the coding sequence GTGGCACAAGATGTGCTCACCGACCTGAGTAAGGTCCGCAACATCGGCATCATGGCTCACATTGATGCCGGTAAGACCACCACGACCGAGCGCATCCTGTTCTACACGGGCGTCAACCACAAGATCGGCGAGACCCACGATGGTGGCGCGACGACCGACTGGATGGAGCAGGAGAAGGAACGTGGCATCACGATTACTTCCGCTGCGGTCACCTGCTTCTGGAACAAGAACCAGGTCAACATCATTGACACCCCCGGCCACGTTGACTTCACCGTTGAGGTAGAGCGTTCGCTCCGCGTCCTCGACGGCGCCGTTGCTGTGTTCGACGGCAAGGAGGGCGTCGAGCCCCAGTCCGAGACCGTGTGGCGTCAGGCCGACAAGTACGTCGTCCCCCGCATCTGCTTCGTCAACAAGATGGACAAGCTGGGCGCAGACTTCTACTACACCGTCAGCACCATCGTCAGCCGTCTCGGCGCTCGTCCGCTGGTTCTCCAGCTGCCGATCGGTGAAGAGTCCGGCTTCGAGGGCGTTGTCGACCTCGTCGAGATGCGTGCACTCACCTGGCGCGGCGACGCAAAGGGTGACGTCCAGATGGGCGCCAAGTACGCCATCGAGGAGATCCCCGCCGACCTCGTCGAGAAGGCCGCCGAGTACCGCACCGCGCTGCTCGAGGTTGTCGCCGAGACCGACGACGCTCTGATGGAGAAGTACTTCGGTGGCGAAGAGCTCACCGTCGCCGAGATCAAGGGCGCGATCCGCAAGCTCACGGTCAACAGCGAGATCTACCCGGTTCTCTGTGGCTCTGCCTTCAAGAACCGCGGCGTTCAGCCGATGCTCGACGCCGTCATCGACTACCTCCCGTCGCCGCTCGACGTCCCGGCCATCGAGGCCCACGACGCCCGCGACGAGGAGAAGGTCGTCCTCCGTCACGCCGACGCCACCGAGCCGTTCGCTGCTCTCGCGTTCAAGGTTGCTGTGCACCCGTTCTTCGGTCGCCTCACCTACATCCGCGTGTACTCCGGCCGCCTCGACAGCGGTGCCCAGGTCATCAACTCGACCAAGGGCAAGAAGGAGCGCATCGGCAAGATCTTCCAGATGCACGCCAACAAGGAAAACCCTGTTGACTCCGTCACCGCTGGAAACATCTACGCCGTCATCGGCCTCAAGGACACCACCACCGGTGACACCCTGTGTGACCCGGACAACCAGGTTGTTCTCGAGTCGATGACCTTCCCCGAGCCCGTCATTGAGGTTGCTATCGAGCCCAAGACCAAGGCTGACCAGGAGAAGCTCGGCACCGCGATCCAGAAGCTCGCCGAAGAAGACCCGACGTTCCGCACCGAGCAGAACGCTGAGACCGGTCAGACGGTCATCAAGGGCATGGGCGAGCTCCACCTCGACATCCTCGTTGACCGCATGAAGCGCGAGTTCAACGTTGAGGCCAACGTTGGTAAGCCGCAGGTGGCGTACCGCGAGACCATCAAGAAGGCCGTCGAGAAGCACGACTACACCCACAAGAAGCAGACCGGTGGTTCGGGTCAGTTCGCTAAGATCCAGTTCGGCCTCGAGCCGATGGAGGTCACCTCCGACAAGATCTACGAGTTCGACAACAAGGTCACCGGTGGCCGTATCCCTCGCGAGTACATCCCCTCGGTGGACGCGGGCTTCCGGGATGCCATGCAGTACGGCATCCTCGCTGGGTACCCGTTGGTCGGCGTCAAGGCAATCCTGCTTGACGGCGCTGCCCACGACGTCGACTCTTCGGAGATGGCGTTCAAGATTGCCGGCTCGATGGGCTTCAAGGAAGCCGCTCGGAAGGCAAACCCGGTTCTGCTCGAGCCGCTCATGGCCGTCGAGGTCCGCACCCCTGAGGAATACATGGGTGATGTCATCGGCGACCTGAACTCGCGTCGCGGTCAGATCCAGTCCATGGAGGACGCAAGCGGTGTGAAGGTTATTCGCGCCAATGTTCCGCTCTCGGAAATGTTCGGTTACATCGGTGACCTGCGGTCGAAGACCTCTGGTCGCGCCGTGTACTCGATGACCTTCGAAAGCTACGCCGAGGTTCCCAAGGCTGTCGCCGACGAGATCGTGGCAAAGAACAAGGGCGAATAG
- the tuf gene encoding elongation factor Tu, with protein MAKAKFERTKPHVNIGTIGHVDHGKTTLTAAISKVLADKFPSATNVQRDFATIDSAPEERQRGITINISHVEYETPKRHYAHVDAPGHADYIKNMITGAAQMDGAILVVAATDGPMAQTREHVLLAKQVGVPYLMVALNKSDMVDDEEILELVELEVRELLSSQGFDGDEAPVVRVSGLKALEGDEKWTQAVLDLMTAADEHIPDPVRDRDKPFLMPVEDVFTITGRGTVVTGRAERGTLKINSEVEIVGIRPTQKTTVTGIEMFHKQLDEAWAGENCGLLLRGTKREDVERGQVVVQPGSVTPHTNFEGTAYILSKDEGGRHNPFYANYRPQFYFRTTDVTGVITLPEGTEMVMPGDTTDMTVELIQPIAMEDGLGFAIREGGRTVGAGTVTKVLK; from the coding sequence GTGGCCAAGGCCAAGTTCGAGCGGACCAAGCCGCACGTAAACATCGGAACGATCGGTCACGTTGACCACGGTAAGACCACGCTGACTGCAGCGATCTCGAAGGTCCTGGCAGACAAGTTCCCGTCCGCCACCAACGTGCAGCGCGACTTCGCTACCATCGACTCCGCTCCCGAGGAGCGCCAGCGTGGTATCACGATCAACATCTCGCACGTTGAGTACGAGACCCCGAAGCGCCACTACGCGCACGTCGACGCCCCGGGTCACGCTGACTACATCAAGAACATGATCACCGGTGCTGCTCAGATGGACGGCGCAATCCTCGTGGTTGCCGCTACTGACGGCCCGATGGCTCAGACCCGTGAGCACGTTCTGCTCGCCAAGCAGGTCGGCGTGCCGTACCTGATGGTCGCGCTGAACAAGTCCGACATGGTTGACGACGAAGAGATCCTTGAGCTCGTTGAGCTCGAGGTTCGCGAGCTCCTCTCCAGCCAGGGCTTCGACGGCGACGAGGCCCCCGTGGTCCGCGTCTCCGGCCTGAAGGCTCTCGAGGGCGACGAGAAGTGGACCCAGGCTGTCCTGGACCTCATGACCGCTGCTGACGAGCACATCCCGGACCCCGTCCGTGACCGTGACAAGCCGTTCCTCATGCCCGTCGAGGACGTCTTCACCATCACCGGTCGTGGAACGGTCGTCACCGGCCGCGCCGAGCGTGGAACCCTGAAGATCAACTCCGAGGTCGAGATCGTCGGCATCCGCCCGACGCAGAAGACCACGGTCACGGGTATCGAGATGTTCCACAAGCAGCTCGACGAGGCCTGGGCCGGCGAGAACTGTGGTCTGCTGCTCCGCGGCACGAAGCGTGAAGACGTCGAGCGTGGCCAGGTTGTCGTTCAGCCCGGTTCCGTGACGCCTCACACCAACTTCGAGGGCACCGCCTACATCCTGTCCAAGGATGAGGGTGGCCGTCACAACCCGTTCTACGCGAACTACCGTCCGCAGTTCTACTTCCGTACCACGGACGTCACCGGCGTCATCACGCTGCCCGAGGGCACCGAGATGGTCATGCCCGGCGACACCACCGACATGACCGTTGAGCTGATCCAGCCCATCGCCATGGAAGACGGCCTCGGCTTCGCCATCCGTGAGGGTGGCCGCACCGTTGGCGCCGGCACGGTGACCAAGGTCCTCAAGTAG
- a CDS encoding OsmC family protein produces the protein MSEFSEPPTAAPPAAPSARSGPASVSATRTGTRRYLGRNARGSEVLIGPVDAPGHFTPGELLKLALAGCAGMSSDRATARRLGDDFASTVWAHGDSDPAEERYFAIEEEMLLELGGLSDAEKQKLLAIIGRSIAASCTVARSVGDSIELSTTVNGEPLH, from the coding sequence ATGAGCGAATTCTCGGAACCACCCACTGCCGCACCACCTGCCGCCCCCTCTGCCCGGAGCGGGCCGGCCAGCGTGAGCGCCACCCGCACGGGCACGCGGCGATACCTCGGTCGCAACGCACGCGGCAGCGAGGTCTTGATCGGGCCCGTCGACGCGCCCGGCCATTTCACCCCTGGCGAGCTGCTCAAGCTGGCGCTGGCCGGCTGCGCGGGGATGAGCTCGGATCGGGCGACGGCCCGCCGGCTCGGCGACGACTTCGCCTCCACCGTCTGGGCGCACGGCGACTCGGACCCGGCCGAGGAGCGCTACTTCGCGATCGAGGAGGAGATGCTGCTCGAGCTGGGCGGGCTGAGCGATGCCGAGAAGCAGAAGCTGCTGGCGATCATCGGCCGCTCGATCGCGGCCAGCTGCACCGTGGCGCGCAGCGTCGGCGACAGCATCGAACTGAGCACGACCGTGAACGGCGAACCGCTGCACTGA
- a CDS encoding antitoxin: MGIEDLTNQAKDFLKSEQAEGISDKLLDGAAGLANKVSGDKFADHVDTARNAADGAVGNE, translated from the coding sequence ATGGGTATCGAAGATCTGACCAACCAGGCCAAGGATTTCCTGAAGAGCGAGCAGGCTGAAGGCATCAGCGACAAGCTCCTCGACGGGGCGGCCGGCCTCGCCAACAAGGTCAGCGGCGACAAGTTCGCCGACCACGTCGACACCGCGCGCAACGCGGCCGACGGAGCCGTCGGCAACGAGTAG